The DNA sequence GAGAACCCTCGCCCTCAACCCGAGCGGCTCCGGCGATGACGGAGCGCCTCCCTGTCCGAAGGAGGAGGCCCCCCGCTACGCCGCGCCGCGCTCCGCCAGCTCTTCATTCACATCGGCGAGCTGCGCCTCCAGGGCTTTCTTCCTCAGTTGGAGGCGGGCCACATCATCCAGCCCCGCCTCCTCGTCGAGGCGTCTCTCCTTCGGAGGGTCAGGCTCCAAGTCCTCACGCACCTCCACCGTGAGGACGTCGCCCGCACGGATANNNNNNNNNNNNNNNNNNNNNNNNNNNNNNNNNNNNNNNNNNNNNNNNNNNNNNNNNNNNNNNNNNNNNNNNNNNNNNNNNNNNNNNNNNNNNNNNNNNNNNNNNNNNNNNNNNNNNNNNNNNNNNNNNNNNNNNNNNNNNNNNNNNNNNNNNNNNNNNNNNNNNNNNNNNNNNNNNNNNNNNNNNNNNNNNNNNNNNNNNNNNNNNNNNNNNNNNNNNNNNNNNNNNNNNNNNNNNNNNNNNNNNNNNNNNNNNNNNNNNNNNNNNNNNNNNNNNNNNNNNNNNNNNNNNNNNNNNNNNNNNNNNNNNNNNNNNNNNNNCCCCAGCTCGTGCTTCTCCAGCCCATCCGGGTAGAGGCCGGCCTCGCCGAACTCTACCTGGTCCCGCAGCACCCCGCCTTCGGACACCACGAGGGCGGCCTCCTTGGCGGCCTCCGCGCGCCCATAGGGCGCACGGAGCTGGGCGTGGGCGACACCACGCAGCGCATCCCGCATGTCCGCCGCTGTCGCGAAGCGCTCCTCGGGGTTGAGGCGCAGGGCCGTGTGCAACACCGCCTTGAGGTCCTCACTGAGGTGGGCCACCGCCTTCTCGACGACATCCGGAGTGAATGTCTCCATGAGGGCCTGCATCTGCTGCAGCGGCAAAGTGGGCGGCGACTCCGTGACAAACCGCGTCTCCTTCGACGCCACCACCGGGACGTCATGCACCTCGAAGAGGTGCTTGCTCGTGAGGACTTCCACCAGCAACACCCCCAGGCTGAAGACGTCGGAGCGCGGCGTCAGCCCTTCCTTGCGCAGGTACTCCGGAGAGGCGTAGGCCACGTCCCCCCGCAGCAGATTCTCCGGCGACTCCTCCCGCCCCACCATCAGCGAGTACGCCGCGCCGAAGTCCAGCACCTTCACCTCTCCATGCGGCCCCAGTGCAAGC is a window from the Myxococcus xanthus genome containing:
- a CDS encoding serine/threonine-protein kinase, which translates into the protein MTKRSEDEVSTEEFPPRPPTPPSPSSPHFLFVVDDVRYEAVGELEVRSNGEKLLKAERRVADGVLAGPCLVRRIATPSTYMMRTRLIEEVQLAFRLNHPNIAQVFHMQVDEEADAPFAVMEYVGGPSLETLVTAALVRGKPLSEGFALYVGAEVADALHYAHTLTSEEGVPLGIVHRDVSPRRLALGPHGEVKVLDFGAAYSLMVGREESPENLLRGDVAYASPEYLRKEGLTPRSDVFSLGVLLVEVLTSKHLFEVHDVPVVASKETRFVTESPPTLPLQQMQALMETFTPDVVEKAVAHLSEDLKAVLHTALRLNPEERFATAADMRDALRGVAHAQLRAPYGRAEAAKEAALVVSEGGVLRDQVEFGEAGLYPDGLEKHELG